In the Drosophila teissieri strain GT53w chromosome 3R, Prin_Dtei_1.1, whole genome shotgun sequence genome, TGATACAGGTGCATGAGCTGGGCGCCGAAGGGTGCTCTAAGAGCTACGTGTTCCGCGGCACCAAGGACCTGACTGCCAAGCAGGTGCAGGATATGCTCGGAATCGGTCGTGGAGCGGCTCCGGggccgcagcaacaacagcagctgccTGGCCAGCCGGCTGGAGGGACAGCCCCTGTGCCGCCAGCCCATCGCTTCTTGCAGCCGATCGGCCAGTGCGACGCGGCGCTGGGCGATCTGCTTAGCGAGTTGCAGCGCGATCCTTGGCCGGTGCCGCAGGGCAAGCGTTACCTGCGCTCCACTGGCGCCGCCCTCTCTATTGCGGTTGGTCTGTTGGAGTGCACCTACCCCAATACGGGCGGCCGCATCATGACATTCGTGGGTGGCCCTTGCTCCCAGGGCCCCGGCCAGGTGGTCGACGACGAGCTGAAGCACCCGATCCGTTCGCATCACGACATCCACAAGGACAACGTGCGGTTTATGAAGAAGGCTATCAAACACTATGATGCCTTGGCCTTGCGGGCAGCTACCAACGGGCATAGTGTCGACATATACTCGTGTGCACTGGATCAAACCGGCCTGCTAGAGATGAAGCAACTATGCAACTCCACTGGCGGCCACATGGTCATGGGCGATTCGTTCAACTCATCGCTCTTCAAGCAGACATTCCAACGCGTGTTCGCACGTGATGGTCGCAACGACTTGAAGATGGCCTTCAATGCAACGCTGGAGGTGAAGTGCTCGCGCGAGCTGAAGATCTCCGGTGGGATCGGCTCGTGTGTGTCGCTGAATGTGAAGAGCCCGTCGGTGTCGGATGTGGAGATCGGCATGGGCAATACGGTACAGTGGAAGCTGTGCACACTGAATCCCAGCTCCACGGTGGCCTACTTCTTTGAGGTGGTCAACCAGCATGCAGCCCCCATTCCCCAGGGCGGTCGTGGTTGCATACAGTTTATTACGCAGTACCAGCACCCAAGTGGACAGCGTCGAATCCGAGTTACTACCCTGGCTAGAAAGTATGTTTTGCCTGAAATTAACCCAGAGTTTTCTCAGTGTTTCAATCTCTTTTCAGTTGGGCCGATGCCACCTCGAACGTGCACCACATCAGCGCCGGCTTCGATCAGGAGGCTGCCGCGGTTCTGATGGCCCGTATGGTCGTCTATCGTGCGGAGACTGATGAAGGACCAGATATTCTGCGCTGGGTTGATCGTCAGTTGATTCGTCTGgtaatttttttgtgtaacATTTGGTTAAATTACTTGTGCATGGTTCAGCTTTAGTTTAGGTAAAGAGGGTAGCTCATCCAAAAGAACCGCCCAACACACTCACGCCAAcagattattatttttaaacctCTCCCTCGAACTTTTTATACACATAAGTCTTGAATGCTTATACAATTCCTTTATCTTTTCTGCTTTTGCAGTGTCAAAAGTTCGGCGAGTACTCAAAGGACGATCCCAACAGCTTCAGGCTGTCGCAGAACTTTAGCCTTTTCCCGCAATTCATGTACCACCTACGTCGCTCGCAGTTCCTGCAGGTCTTCAACAACTCACCCGACGAGACCACATTCTATCGACACATGCTAATGCGCGAGGACCTCACACAATCGCTGATCATGATCCAACCGATTCTCTACAGCTACTCGTTCAACGGCCCTCCAGAACCGGTGCTCCTTGATACGGCTTCGATCCAGTCGGATCGCATCCTCCTGATGGACACGTTTTTTCAGATTCTGATCTACCACGGCGAGACTATCGCCCAGTGGCGAGCTCTAAAATACCAGGACATGCCCGAGTATGAGAACTTCAAACAGCTGCTACAAGCGCCGGTGGACGATGCGCAAGAGATTCTCCAAACGCGCTTTCCCATGCCTCGCTACATCGATACGGAGCACGGCGGATCCCAGGCCCGCTTCCTCTTGTCCAAGGTCAACCCCTCGCAAACGCACAACAACATGTACGCCTACGGGCAGGTGAGTCTCGTAACAATGGCCATCAACTGGCCACATTTGTTTGATCTTTACAGCGCGTTTTTTAGAGACATCGAAAATTTAATCTTAATCTCGTTTtatgttggttttgtttctcTCATTGTATAATCGGTACCCGTAACCGCTCCTTTCTCAATCGCAGGCGCCTATTGGTCAAGTAACGGTagtacatttttgtttatcatTTAACACCTAAACTGGGAAATGTagttatttgaaatattaggGGCGGTTATaaaaatctttgaaaaattaatgctTTTAGTCCAAACTGCATTTTAAATCCACTCTTATTTAGTACTGTCATGATACAAAGTAAGTGTtctgtttttatacccgttactcgtagagtaaaagggtatactagattcgttgaaaagtatgtaacaggcagaaggaagcgtttccgaccatataaagtatatatattcttgatcaggatcagtagccgagtcgatctggccatgtccgtctgtccgtatgaacgtcgagatctcaagaactacaaaagctagaaagttgagattaagcatacagactccagggacatagaagcagcgcaagtttgtcgattcatgttgccacgcccactctaacgcccacaaaccgcccaaaactgccacgtccacacttttgaaaattgttttgatattttttcatttttgtattagtcttgtaaatttctattgatttgccaaaaaactttttgccacgcccactctaacgcccacaaaaccgccaaaaactgtatgtgctgaagactctccttcgcacttcgaatagctgagtaacgggtatcagatagtcggggaactcgactattgCAGGTCTCACACGGTTTAATCTAACCaaagattttgtgtgttccTAGTTTTTcatgtatttaataatttcaaacaTGATTTTTTGTAATGCATACATTATAAGTGGCTTTTGGTGTTGGAACTTTCTCGGTGTTTGGAGCTCTTTCTCATTTCTTTGCTCCCCACTTGACACAATCCCGCCCATAGTATGACTAATTTTCTGGATATTATCACGACAGGATGGCGGTGCTCCAGTGCTCACGGATGACGTTTCGCTGCAGCTGTTCATGGAACACCTTAAGAAGCTGGCTGTGTCCACTACCACATAAATAGACTCTGGCTCTAGTTTCAGGCGCTTTCTTTCCTGGCGAAGTCAAAAAAGGCG is a window encoding:
- the LOC122621263 gene encoding protein transport protein Sec23A isoform X2 produces the protein MTTYEEFIQQNEDRDGVRLTWNVWPSSRIEASRLVVPLACLYQPLKERPDLPPIQYEPVLCTRSNCRAILNPLCQVDYRAKLWVCNFCFQRNPFPPQYAAISEQHQPAELIPGFSTIEYTITRAPTMPPVFIFLVDTCMDEDELDALKDSLQMSLSLLPSNALVGLITFGKMIQVHELGAEGCSKSYVFRGTKDLTAKQVQDMLGIGRGAAPGPQQQQQLPGQPAGGTAPVPPAHRFLQPIGQCDAALGDLLSELQRDPWPVPQGKRYLRSTGAALSIAVGLLECTYPNTGGRIMTFVGGPCSQGPGQVVDDELKHPIRSHHDIHKDNVRFMKKAIKHYDALALRAATNGHSVDIYSCALDQTGLLEMKQLCNSTGGHMVMGDSFNSSLFKQTFQRVFARDGRNDLKMAFNATLEVKCSRELKISGGIGSCVSLNVKSPSVSDVEIGMGNTVQWKLCTLNPSSTVAYFFEVVNQHAAPIPQGGRGCIQFITQYQHPSGQRRIRVTTLARNWADATSNVHHISAGFDQEAAAVLMARMVVYRAETDEGPDILRWVDRQLIRLCQKFGEYSKDDPNSFRLSQNFSLFPQFMYHLRRSQFLQVFNNSPDETTFYRHMLMREDLTQSLIMIQPILYSYSFNGPPEPVLLDTASIQSDRILLMDTFFQILIYHGETIAQWRALKYQDMPEYENFKQLLQAPVDDAQEILQTRFPMPRYIDTEHGGSQARFLLSKVNPSQTHNNMYAYGQDGGAPVLTDDVSLQLFMEHLKKLAVSTTT
- the LOC122621263 gene encoding protein transport protein Sec23A isoform X1, whose protein sequence is MTTYEEFIQQNEDRDGVRLTWNVWPSSRIEASRLVVPLACLYQPLKERPDLPPIQYEPVLCTRSNCRAILNPLCQVDYRAKLWVCNFCFQRNPFPPQYAAISEQHQPAELIPGFSTIEYTITRAPTMPPVFIFLVDTCMDEDELDALKDSLQMSLSLLPSNALVGLITFGKMIQVHELGAEGCSKSYVFRGTKDLTAKQVQDMLGIGRGAAPGPQQQQQLPGQPAGGTAPVPPAHRFLQPIGQCDAALGDLLSELQRDPWPVPQGKRYLRSTGAALSIAVGLLECTYPNTGGRIMTFVGGPCSQGPGQVVDDELKHPIRSHHDIHKDNVRFMKKAIKHYDALALRAATNGHSVDIYSCALDQTGLLEMKQLCNSTGGHMVMGDSFNSSLFKQTFQRVFARDGRNDLKMAFNATLEVKCSRELKISGGIGSCVSLNVKSPSVSDVEIGMGNTVQWKLCTLNPSSTVAYFFEVVNQHAAPIPQGGRGCIQFITQYQHPSGQRRIRVTTLARNWADATSNVHHISAGFDQEAAAVLMARMVVYRAETDEGPDILRWVDRQLIRLCQKFGEYSKDDPNSFRLSQNFSLFPQFMYHLRRSQFLQVFNNSPDETTFYRHMLMREDLTQSLIMIQPILYSYSFNGPPEPVLLDTASIQSDRILLMDTFFQILIYHGETIAQWRALKYQDMPEYENFKQLLQAPVDDAQEILQTRFPMPRYIDTEHGGSQARFLLSKVNPSQTHNNMYAYGQAPIGQVTDGGAPVLTDDVSLQLFMEHLKKLAVSTTT